GGCCCGCGCGGATGCTCGACACCATCATGTCGCGCATGTCGTTGATATGGCGCAGCGTCGCGCCGCTGCGCACCGCATCGTAGAACGCGTCGTAGTACTCGACGAAGTCAGCCTCGATACGTACGAGAAACGTCGCCATGCCGGGCATCACGCATACATAGGCGATAAACACCGGAATATCGTAGATCACCGACGCATGCAGCGGCCCGATCACGGTCGCCCCCGTGGCCGGCGCGTACCAGAACATGAACTTGTCGAGCCACACGCCGAGATTGAACAGCAAACCGGCCAGCGCGAGACTCGGATACGCGAAACGTCGTTCGAACGCTTCGAACGAAATAAAACGCTCGCTGCGGTAGTTCCGGTAAATGAGCCCGGAAAGGCCCGTGAGCAGCACGACATGCCCCGCGACGAAGCCGCCCAGCAGCCCCGCAATGCCGTGCCGGTTCAGCATCAGCGCGAACGCGACCGTGCAGCCGTAACCGATAAAAAATACGACAAGAATCTGCCGGTATTGTTTGACGCTCGACAGAAAGATCACCGCGATCCAGATATTGCTGATCACGACAAAGCCCGCGACCATCAGCAGCCGGTACAGCAGCGGCTCGCCGCCGAAACCGAGCCACACGGCGAGATAGCCGACGATTCCCGACGCAGCCGTCGAGACCAGCACGACGCCGTTGTAGTTCGACAGCACGAGATCGTCGCGCTTTTCGAAGAGGCGGTCTGAAATGAAGCGCGTAAACGACAGCTGCAGCGGCCCCGTCAGAATCAGGCTGCCCGCAATCAGGTAAGTGACCGACACCTGGAATTGCACGATCGCGTATTTCGGGATCGTGAACGCAAGGCTCATCAGGCCGATCACGAGAATGCCGACGATCGACATGATCAGCGGCCCGGAACTGATCAGCCCCGCGTACGCGTAGGCGCGCATCGCGCCGGTCAGCGTGTCGCGCCGCAGGATCTTGCGAAGCTCGAAACCAATGCCTGCCATCAGCGATTCTCCTGCGCTTGCGAAGGCTGTACGCCCGCTGTGCCGGCCGCGGCTGCGCGCGCGCCCGCGTGCACCGGGCAACCCGTCATGCCCGATGCGATGCCTGCCGCGCCGCCCGCGTCGTTCGCGCCGCCACGCGCGGTCCGCGTCGGCGCGGCGGCAAGCCGCTCGTACAGTTCGCGATATTGATCGATCATCTGAGCCTTCGTATAGAAGCGGCGCACGCGTTCGAGGCCCGCTGCCTGCGCGGCTCGCCAGCGCGGCACGTCGCCGAGCAGTTCGAGCACCGCCTGCGCGAAGGCGGCCGGGTTCGCGATCGGCACGACAAGGCCGGCCGCGCCGAGCGCACGGTCTTCGTCGCCATAGCCTTCGATCAGCTGCCGGCACGATCCGACGTCCGTCGTAATCGACGGCACGCCCGCGGCGAACCCTTCGAGCACGACCAGCGGCAACGCCTCGCTGATCGACGTCAAGGCAAGCGCGTCGACTTGCGGCAGGATTTCATCGATGCGCTGAAAGCCGAGAAACTTCACGTGCCGCGCGAGGCCGAGACTTTGCGCGAGCGCGCGACATTCCTGTGCATAGGCCGGGTCTTCTTCTTCCGGTCCGACAATCCATCCTTCGATATCGGGCATCGTGCGCGACGCAATGAAAATCGCGCGGATAAACGTCTTGATGTCCTTGATCGGCACGACGCGGCCGATCAGCGCGACGACCTTGCCGGCCCGCGCCTGATCGGGCTCATGCGGCGCGCGTTTGGCGACGAGCGGCGCCAGCCCGTCGACATCGACGCCATTCGGAATATTGCGCGTACGCGCCGCATCGGCGCCATCGGCGATCTGCCGCTGCCGGTTCGTTTCGTAGAGCGCGACGATATCGTCGGCGGCGTCGTACGCGAGCTTGCCGAGCGCTTCGAAGAAGCGCACCCACAGTTCGCGGAAATAGCTGATCTTCGAGATGTCGCGCTCGAACGCGCCACGGTTGTCGCGAATCCACTGGCTTTGCAGCAGGTCGATCTTGCGTTCTTTCGTGTAGATGCCATGCTCGGAGACG
The nucleotide sequence above comes from Paraburkholderia sp. SOS3. Encoded proteins:
- the pelG gene encoding exopolysaccharide Pel transporter PelG — encoded protein: MAGIGFELRKILRRDTLTGAMRAYAYAGLISSGPLIMSIVGILVIGLMSLAFTIPKYAIVQFQVSVTYLIAGSLILTGPLQLSFTRFISDRLFEKRDDLVLSNYNGVVLVSTAASGIVGYLAVWLGFGGEPLLYRLLMVAGFVVISNIWIAVIFLSSVKQYRQILVVFFIGYGCTVAFALMLNRHGIAGLLGGFVAGHVVLLTGLSGLIYRNYRSERFISFEAFERRFAYPSLALAGLLFNLGVWLDKFMFWYAPATGATVIGPLHASVIYDIPVFIAYVCVMPGMATFLVRIEADFVEYYDAFYDAVRSGATLRHINDMRDMMVSSIRAGLYEIVKIQAVVLLLILAFGRWVLDALHISTLYMPLLILDVIAASLQVLLLGLLNVFFYLDARRSVLKLCVAFVALNGVLTGITLRLSPDTYGYGFALTLLILVVAAVQMLDRKFARLEYETYMLHN
- the pelF gene encoding GT4 family glycosyltransferase PelF; its protein translation is MNSSLFRRAADADVCLLLEGTFPYVRGGVSSWVNQMIRSYPGIRFAIAFVGSREEDYHGAAYELPDNVVHFEAHYLYEAAPADRQTAREIPGDAAAFAKSAQLHDAWRNRHGANPAALMADLVHLIGDDGPLNEQQFVSSRAAWDFIVDQYHRHCTDPSFTDYFWTVRIMHKPLWQLARIAAQLPPARVYHTVSTGYAGFLGALLHYRTGRPLLVSEHGIYTKERKIDLLQSQWIRDNRGAFERDISKISYFRELWVRFFEALGKLAYDAADDIVALYETNRQRQIADGADAARTRNIPNGVDVDGLAPLVAKRAPHEPDQARAGKVVALIGRVVPIKDIKTFIRAIFIASRTMPDIEGWIVGPEEEDPAYAQECRALAQSLGLARHVKFLGFQRIDEILPQVDALALTSISEALPLVVLEGFAAGVPSITTDVGSCRQLIEGYGDEDRALGAAGLVVPIANPAAFAQAVLELLGDVPRWRAAQAAGLERVRRFYTKAQMIDQYRELYERLAAAPTRTARGGANDAGGAAGIASGMTGCPVHAGARAAAAGTAGVQPSQAQENR